A segment of the Ipomoea triloba cultivar NCNSP0323 chromosome 1, ASM357664v1 genome:
tgtgagaggcgtggagacggtgatgcgcgaatttcagctagggttgtcatttcggagactatttaaacccctttgatgaatttcagagaggttcccagaaaattagttttccttttcttagtttttcctttggagaactttctccatttttcttagttttttagattagatcaatctccattgtagcaagacaacaagcttggattgaagatcttcttctctctaggtgatctctatttcatttctataattttagctatcttgttcttggattaaattagcttttgtttgcatttcatattatgagtagctagtttagtctagggatttggattgtgtgattgaatgttgcttgtgtgatgatcttatctctatatcttggatctatgagtttgtgttgatggattatctattcttgtctattgattgttgttttgatgagatcttgtttggatttggccaatctagatgagagattgagctcttgactctttcatgtctttgattagagttaggatttgaaacttgacacaatcatagttcctatggacttcttaagaatagtaggatagtgtgtagcttaagtgtttgataaaatttctcttagaactttggatgcttgaaggcactcctaagtcaaagaagccttagtacacaaaggtggaaaaggactaagacaacacactcttgaatagacaatatcctagcaatcctaatccatgaccttagacactccactatgcaatattcataaacactatccaatctctaccccttttacatattcacaaaatcacttttactttactactctcttgcactcaaaccaaccaaatgaactactctcactcacaaatccccccttcaccacactcgaatcctatgcatgatccaatcaaataaactcccgaacatttgacacacctccacgtccctccttcgagaccgacacttggggagtcacagactttccgttttatcatacaaatatcttttggcGAATCATCCCACTCAAGACTGCTTCTTCAAGGGGGGTACTAGGACGACAAGACCGACTAGCTGGTCTCTCTAACTCTACGAACCTGCATAGCTGCACAAGGTCATTAGCATAGACCTCTTCACATTCCGGAGGGCAAGATGCAAACACCATCCACTCCGCCGTCAAGATAGTGCCAATCATAGCAAGGGCATCCCCACTTCTGTTTTGTTCACAAAAGATTGCCCGGAGGAAAATATTCCAATCTTTGTCACACCACCGAATAGCATCATGCACAAGTTCACGAGCAACACCTTGGAGGTTAGCTTTTTCCCGAATCCAACTAATAGCTTCCCTAGCATCAGACTGAATCTCGAGATTTCGAACACCTC
Coding sequences within it:
- the LOC116004900 gene encoding uncharacterized protein LOC116004900; amino-acid sequence: MKTTGIKGLLRDEDGACASGFVGNVAYADTTLTELRAIVKAMEWSWRRGVRNLEIQSDAREAISWIREKANLQGVARELVHDAIRWCDKDWNIFLRAIFCEQNRSGDALAMIGTILTAEWMVFASCPPECEEVYANDLVQLCRFVELERPASRSCRPSTPLEEAVLSGMIRQKIFV